A single genomic interval of Macadamia integrifolia cultivar HAES 741 chromosome 6, SCU_Mint_v3, whole genome shotgun sequence harbors:
- the LOC122081784 gene encoding protein ROH1-like, giving the protein MPATEYQGSSVHLAFLSRPILSIRRNQIISMEGNSDQDDSELFQKHVSERFLDLSSSPTSTTTTTTTTSSDAAAATSTTTNDADNFLSIAWLRKLLDVFLCCEAEFKAVIFLGRDASQISKPPLDRLTPELLDRTVKALDICNAITHGIEMIRNWQKLAEIALLALKQSPLGEGQVRRAKKALNSLLSSMTIDDKDAVSSRTADRAWSFGRRGSGAAAAAAAAVAAAKERTVGPPRLFTSWSVPKNWSASKQIQAMCSNLMMPRGTDPTGMAMPVFIMSTVLVFVTWTLVATIPCQDRSGLLSHFALPRQLSWAGPIIGLQERIAEEWKKKEKKKSTGLLDEMQRLEKCGQSLIEFADSIQFPAEEEKLEEISVQVTELAEMCRKMEEGLLPLQRQLREMFHRIVRSRTEILDVLEQNEKYYSPVL; this is encoded by the coding sequence ATGCCCGCAACGGAATACCAGGGTTCTTCCGTTCACTTAGCATTTTTAAGCCGCCCGATCCTCAGTATCCGCAGAAACCAAATCATTTCCATGGAAGGAAACTCTGACCAAGATGATTCTGAACTCTTCCAGAAACATGTCTCTGAACGCTTCCTCGATCTCTCCTCTTCCCCCACCtctaccactaccactaccactaccacctcCTCCGACGCTGCTGccgccacctccaccaccaccaacgaTGCCGACAACTTCCTTTCCATCGCTTGGCTCCGGAAGCTTCTCGATGTCTTCCTCTGTTGTGAAGCAGAGTTCAAGGCTGTTATCTTCCTCGGTCGCGATGCTTCCCAAATCAGCAAACCTCCCCTCGATCGCCTTACCCCTGAATTGCTCGATCGGACGGTCAAAGCCCTCGACATTTGCAACGCTATCACCCACGGCATCGAGATGATCCGCAATTGGCAGAAGCTGGCCGAGATCGCACTCTTGGCACTCAAGCAGAGTCCTCTAGGAGAAGGCCAGGTTCGGCGCGCCAAGAAGGCTTTGAATTCATTGCTCTCCTCCATGACTATCGACGACAAGGACGCTGTCAGCAGCAGGACGGCGGATCGGGCATGGTCTTTTGGCCGGAGAGGATCAGGTGCCGCTGCAGCAGCCGCTGCCGCAGTCGCTGCCGCCAAGGAGCGCACTGTCGGACCTCCCAGGCTGTTCACTTCGTGGAGCGTTCCGAAGAACTGGTCAGCTTCCAAACAAATCCAGGCGATGTGCTCCAATCTAATGATGCCACGTGGGACGGACCCCACGGGAATGGCCATGCCGGTCTTCATCATGAGCACCGTTCTGGTGTTCGTAACGTGGACCTTGGTGGCGACGATTCCGTGTCAGGATCGGTCCGGACTCCTGAGTCACTTCGCGCTGCCTAGGCAGCTGAGCTGGGCGGGACCCATAATTGGTTTGCAGGAAAGGATCGCagaggaatggaagaagaaggagaagaagaaatccactGGGTTACTGGATGAGATGCAGAGGTTGGAGAAGTGCGGCCAATCGTTGATAGAGTTCGCAGACTCAATTCAGTTCCCGGCGGAAGAGGAGAAATTGGAGGAGATAAGTGTGCAGGTGACTGAGTTGGCGGAGATGTGTAGGAAGATGGAGGAAGGATTACTTCCATTACAGAGGCAACTCAGAGAAATGTTTCACCGGATCGTGAGGAGCAGGACAGAGATCCTTGATGTCTTGGAACAAAACGAAAAATATTACTCACCGGTTTTGTAA
- the LOC122081786 gene encoding uncharacterized protein LOC122081786, with translation MVSVISFSSVSPHFHSHHRSVTFQPPSRLKTCTFRCSGNNQTTSNSSSSTKAASESDNVLLRLAWYGSELLGIAASFIRSPSNTGAPAKELELPEDGEGVVDRTQVVETIKDDFQRSYFVTGNLTLAAYEEDCEFADPAGSFRGLRRFKRNCSNFGSLIEKSNMKLMKWEDFEDKGIGHWRFSCILLFPWRPILSATGYTEYYFDAHSGRVCRHVEHWNVPKMTLLKQILKPSRGLRSKKSAN, from the exons ATGGTTTCCGTAATATCGTTCAGTTCTGTTAGTCCCCATTTCCACTCCCATCATAGAAGTGTCACTTTCCAACCACCGTCTCGCCTGAAAACCTGTACTTTCCGGTGTAGTGGAAACAACCAAACCACTAGTAATTCTAGTTCATCGACCAAGGCAGCCTCCGAATCTGACAACGTGTTACTTAGACTGGCCTGGTATGGCTCCGAGCTGCTTGGGATTGCAGCGTCGTTTATCCGTTCGCCGTCAAATACTGGAGCTCCCGCCAAAGAGCTTGAGCTTCCGGAAGATGGAGAGGGAGTGGTTGATCGTACCCAAGTTGTCGAAACCATTAAGGACGACTTCCAAAGATCGTATTTTGTTACAG GAAATCTGACTCTCGCTGCATATGAAGAAGACTGTGAATTTGCTGATCCAGCAGGTTCCTTCAGAGGGCTTCGACGTTTCAAAAGGAACTGTTCCAATTTTGGTTCCTTAATTGAGAAGTCAAATATGAAACTTATGAAGTGGGAGGACTTTGAG GATAAGGGAATTGGACATTGGCGTTTCAGTTGCATCTTGTTGTTTCCATGGAGACCCATTCTTTCTG CTACCGGATATACAGAGTATTATTTCGACGCTCATTCTGGAAGGGTGTGCAG GCATGTAGAGCACTGGAATGTTCCAAAAATGACTCTACTGAAACAAATACTAAAGCCTAGCCGGGGCCTTCGGAGTAAGAAGTCTGCAAATTGA
- the LOC122081785 gene encoding sphingoid long-chain bases kinase 2, mitochondrial isoform X1, translating to MAKPSFLRADYSMAPDLPLDRTGYRRTPTHGRDLVFVVNPRGANGSTGKEWKKLLPYLRSRLGNDCNICESLTSGPSHAIDITREAIREGADAVIAVGGDGTLHEVVNGFFWAGKPVGAQDQGPTHTTALGLIPLGTGSDFARTFGWKNDPFEAVERIAKGLKSWVDVGIISKGSGEPHYFINDADIHLSAKAGYYASQYKRFGKLCYVFGTLRAFFGHKNRDLKIRVNGGEWEIFPNVTALCVGNGKFFGGGMKITPNADPRNGNFEVVILQDFKWYDFILKLNKLYNGRHLSEKNVYSRSALTIEVEEIIGSNSIYVQSDGEHLEFLPMKFSILPAAIEMLC from the exons ATGGCAAAACCCTCATTTCTCAGGGCTGATTATTCCATGGCACCGGATCTCCCACTGGACCGTACGGGTTACAGGAGAACCCCCACACACGGGCGCGATCTCGTTTTCGTTGTCAATCCCAGAG GTGCCAATGGCAGTACAGgtaaagagtggaagaaattacTGCCTTATCTGAGGTCTCGTCTTGGTAATGACTGCAAC ATATGTGAATCTTTGACTTCaggtccttcacatgccattgACATAACTAGGGAG GCTATACGGGAGGGGGCTGATGCTGTGATAGCTGTTGGTGGTGATGGTACTCTTCATGAG GTTGTGAATGGCTTCTTCTGGGCAGGGAAACCTGTTGGTGCTCAAGACCAGGGTCCTACACATACGACTGCTCTTGGT CTCATTCCCTTGGGTACTGGATCCGATTTTGCTAGGACATTTGGATG GAAAAATGACCCTTTTGAAGCTGTTGAACGCATAGCAAAAG GGTTGAAATCTTGGGTAGATGTTGGCATTATTAGTAAAGGAAGTGGCGAACCCCATTATTTTATAAATGATGCTGATATTCATTT GAGCGCAAAGGCAGGCTACTATGCTTCTCAGTACAAAAGATTTGGAAAACTATGTTATGTTTTTGGTACTTTGAGAGCCTTTTTTGGGCACAAGAATCGGGATCTCAAGATTAGG GTCAATGGGGGAGAATGGGAAATATTTCCTAACGTTACAGCCCTTTGCGTTGGCAATGGAAAATTCTTTGGTGGCGGCATGAAGATAACCCCAAACGCAGACCCTCGCAATGGAAATTTTGAG GTTGTCATTCTCCAGGACTTTAAATGGTATGATTTTATTCTTAAACTGAATAAGCTGTACAATGGGAGACACCTATCCGAGAAAAATGTGTATTCAAGAAG TGCACTGACTATTGAAGTGGAGGAAATTATAGGCAGCAATAGCATCTATGTGCAGTCTGATGGGGAACATCTAGAGTTTCTTCCGATGAAGTTTAGCATTTTACCTGCTGCAATTGAGATGCTGTGCTAA
- the LOC122081785 gene encoding sphingoid long-chain bases kinase 2, mitochondrial isoform X2 → MAKPSFLRADYSMAPDLPLDRTGYRRTPTHGRDLVFVVNPRGANGSTGKEWKKLLPYLRSRLGNDCNICESLTSGPSHAIDITREAIREGADAVIAVGGDGTLHEVVNGFFWAGKPVGAQDQGPTHTTALGLIPLGTGSDFARTFGWKNDPFEAVERIAKGLKSWVDVGIISKGSGEPHYFINDADIHLSAKAGYYASQYKRFGKLCYVFGTLRAFFGHKNRDLKIRVNGGEWEIFPNVTALCVGNGKFFGGGMKITPNADPRNGNFEVERLSFSRTLNGMILFLN, encoded by the exons ATGGCAAAACCCTCATTTCTCAGGGCTGATTATTCCATGGCACCGGATCTCCCACTGGACCGTACGGGTTACAGGAGAACCCCCACACACGGGCGCGATCTCGTTTTCGTTGTCAATCCCAGAG GTGCCAATGGCAGTACAGgtaaagagtggaagaaattacTGCCTTATCTGAGGTCTCGTCTTGGTAATGACTGCAAC ATATGTGAATCTTTGACTTCaggtccttcacatgccattgACATAACTAGGGAG GCTATACGGGAGGGGGCTGATGCTGTGATAGCTGTTGGTGGTGATGGTACTCTTCATGAG GTTGTGAATGGCTTCTTCTGGGCAGGGAAACCTGTTGGTGCTCAAGACCAGGGTCCTACACATACGACTGCTCTTGGT CTCATTCCCTTGGGTACTGGATCCGATTTTGCTAGGACATTTGGATG GAAAAATGACCCTTTTGAAGCTGTTGAACGCATAGCAAAAG GGTTGAAATCTTGGGTAGATGTTGGCATTATTAGTAAAGGAAGTGGCGAACCCCATTATTTTATAAATGATGCTGATATTCATTT GAGCGCAAAGGCAGGCTACTATGCTTCTCAGTACAAAAGATTTGGAAAACTATGTTATGTTTTTGGTACTTTGAGAGCCTTTTTTGGGCACAAGAATCGGGATCTCAAGATTAGG GTCAATGGGGGAGAATGGGAAATATTTCCTAACGTTACAGCCCTTTGCGTTGGCAATGGAAAATTCTTTGGTGGCGGCATGAAGATAACCCCAAACGCAGACCCTCGCAATGGAAATTTTGAGGTTGAACG GTTGTCATTCTCCAGGACTTTAAATGGTATGATTTTATTCTTAAACTGA
- the LOC122082740 gene encoding 40S ribosomal protein S10-1-like isoform X2 → MRKSRPKQKIIKRRFLGFDVPPCNLTIKELKRGEGLPSSLVAAMIIPEKNRREISKYLFQEGVCYAKKDFNLAKHPDIDVPNLQVIKLMQSFKSKEYVRETFAWMHYYWYLTNDGIEFLRTYLNLPSEIVPATLKKSVKAPGRPMGGPPGDRPRGPPRFEGDRPRFGDRDGYRGGPRGPPGEFGGEKGGAPPEYQPAFRGPGGRSGGFGRGGGGYGAGPASSSVA, encoded by the exons ATGAGGAAAAGCCGGCCCAAACAGAAAATTATAAAACGAAGATTTCTAGGGTTTGATGTTCCTCCGTGTAACCTGACTATCAAAGAGCTTAAGCGGGGAGAAGGATTGCCGTCTTCACTCGTCGCAGCAATG ATTATTCCAGAGAAGAATCGGAGAGAGATTTCCAAGTACCTCTTTCAAG AGGGCGTTTGCTATGCTAAGAAGGACTTCAATTTGGCGAAACATCCCGATATCGATGTACCAAATCTACAAGTCATCAAGTTGATGCAAAGCTTCAAATCGAAGGAGTACGTCCGTGAGACTTTTGCTTGGATGCACTATTACTGGTACCTCACGAACGATGGTATTGAATTCCTTCGGACATACCTCAACCTCCCATCTGAGATCGTCCCCGCTACACTGAAGAAATCCGTTAAGGCCCCCGGTAGGCCAATGGGTGGCCCTCCTGGTGATCGCCCCCG TGGGCCGCCAAGGTTTGAGGGAGATCGGCCTAGATTTGGCGACCGTGATGGGTACCGTGGAGGACCTCGAGGACCTCCAGGAGAGTTCGGTGGTGAGAAGGGAGGAGCTCCACCGGAATACCAACCGGCATTTAGG GGCCCTGGTGGAAGATCTGGAGGATTTGGCCGTGGGGGTGGTGGTTATGGTGCAGGTCCTGCTAGCTCTAGTGTTGCTTAG